From Caretta caretta isolate rCarCar2 chromosome 3, rCarCar1.hap1, whole genome shotgun sequence, a single genomic window includes:
- the FAM228B gene encoding protein FAM228B — MEASDSMAAKQGRGPSVPRPSLVPQDPACPDLITSLEARRGSLDEDWLLRVYCPGSQSIYDVQTPEQPVQGISPSVSEKIRTISTLCKRKSSKDWLMQEPSTTLQPCSGAPNMRGSDNRWLLKLKCPRSQTEYDLQTPEQRATSSLARSRSSRTSVRSASERKKACEDWLTQKRFSQVQAVSNEGQDIIAATQSILDRENYFVKEVDKYLKHRDFLELRKKEIQYKKWLECVSEPLLQKIEDKVDSQSSEEIEERKRKQLSLYLNYCNKKGKVALEDYDASEYDPLFLNAHPAYLKVSTPPLHDPLLKEVQGRFLEGGLIQQCETGRIYSAKEMNDLYKAKLPLLPLGRQTMDAAEWLKIPPGYIESEIHQRKRRSVKRNHNTGTLDFKAWADRTCPPTLWKEEMYIY; from the exons ATGGAGGCCAGCGACAGCATGGCTGCAAAGCAAGGGCGAGGCCCATCTGTGCCCAGGCCATCGCTGGTCCCTCAGGACCCCGCATGT CCTGATTTAATAACGTCCCTAGAGGCAAGGAGGGGAAGTTTGGATGAAGACTGGCTCTTAAGGGTTTACTGTCCAGGATCCCAAAGCATATATGATGTGCAAACTCCAGAACAG CCTGTCCAGGGAATCTCACCATCAGTATCCGAGAAGATCAGAACAATAAGTACTCTGTGCAAAAGAAAATCTTCAAAAGATTGGCTAATGCAGGAGCCCTCAACTACTTTGCAG CCCTGTTCAGGAGCACCTAACATGCGTGGTTCAGACAACCGCTGGCTACTAAAGCTGAAATGTCCAAGGTCCCAGACAGAGTATGACCTGCAGACTCCAGAACAG AGGGCCACCTCATCCCTGGctaggagcagatcctcaagaaCTTCTGTCAGAAGTGCTTCTGAGAGGAAAAAAGCTTGCGAAGATTGGTTAACGCAGAAGCGTTTTTCTCAAGTGCAG GCAGTATCTAATGAAGGCCAAGATATTATTGCTGCTACCCAGTCCATCTTGGACAGAGAAAATTATTTTGTAAAG GAGGTGGACAAGTATTTGAAACACAGAGATTTCTTAGAGCTGAGAAAGAAGGAGATCCAGTACAAGAAATGGCTGGAGTGTGTTTCAGAGCCGTTGCTGCAGAAAATTGAGGACAAAGTTGACAGCCAGTCAAGTGAAGAAATAGAGGAAAGGAAACGAAAGCAGCTCTCTCTATATTTAAACTACTGTAATAAGAAG GGCAAGGTGGCTTTGGAAGATTATGATGCTTCAGAGTATGACCCTCTCTTCCTGAATGCACATCCCGCCTACTTGAAG GTGTCAACTCCACCTTTACACGATCCGCTGTTAAAAGAGGTACAAGGAAGATTTCTTGAGGGTGGGCTTATCCAGCAATGTGAGACAG GAAGAATATACTCAGCCAAAGAAATGAACGACCTATATAAGGCAAAGTTGCCATTGCTTCCTTTAGGCCGGCAAACAATGGATGCCGCTGAGTGGCTGAAAATACCCccaggctacatagaaagtgagaTTCATCAGAGGAAGAG GCGAAGTGTGAAGAGAAACCATAATACTGGCACCCTGGACTTCAAGGCCTGGGCTGACCGCACGTGTCCTCCCACCCTTTGGAAAGAGGAGATGTATATCTACTAG